The Campylobacter concisus genome window below encodes:
- a CDS encoding efflux RND transporter periplasmic adaptor subunit translates to MKKSKILIILLILGVGGYFIYDNFFKIKDEKVEFITKKAKRGSFSKKVDATGEIFATELVDVGAQVSGQIKKLYVKLGDQVKKGDMIASIDSSTQQNSIDNKEAQLAIYKAQLESAKVALNIAKTQFDRENALFAKNATSKQEFESAKNTYSTNSAKIKELEAQIKQTNIELSTAKINLGYTKITAPRDGIIVSVQVEEGQTVNANQTTPTIVKIADLSYVKMKMQIAEGDITKIKVGTPVEYSILSEPTKKFQTTVSSIDPGLTTLSDGSYGSSSSSKSTSSSTSSNSAVYYYAQSIVENKDKILRIGMTTQNELLIANVKDAIIVPSIGIKRDENGTFVYILKDGKTVKTAVKTGIKDNLDTQIISGVNEGDEIITSQGSASEIAKMIEKENKKF, encoded by the coding sequence ATGAAAAAATCTAAAATTTTAATAATCCTGCTTATTTTAGGCGTCGGTGGATATTTTATCTATGATAATTTTTTTAAGATAAAAGATGAAAAGGTGGAATTTATCACCAAAAAGGCAAAAAGGGGCTCATTTAGCAAAAAAGTCGATGCGACTGGAGAAATTTTCGCTACCGAGCTAGTTGATGTGGGTGCTCAGGTGAGTGGCCAGATAAAAAAACTCTACGTTAAGCTTGGAGATCAGGTCAAAAAAGGCGATATGATCGCAAGTATCGATAGCTCGACCCAGCAAAATAGCATAGATAATAAAGAGGCTCAGCTAGCCATCTACAAAGCTCAGCTTGAAAGTGCAAAAGTGGCTCTAAACATTGCAAAAACGCAGTTTGATAGAGAAAATGCACTTTTTGCCAAAAACGCCACTTCAAAACAAGAATTTGAAAGTGCAAAAAATACTTATAGCACAAATAGCGCCAAGATAAAGGAGCTTGAAGCTCAGATAAAACAGACAAATATTGAGCTAAGCACAGCTAAGATAAATTTAGGCTACACAAAGATCACCGCGCCAAGAGATGGCATAATAGTAAGCGTACAGGTCGAAGAGGGACAGACTGTAAATGCTAATCAAACTACGCCAACTATCGTAAAGATCGCAGATCTTAGCTATGTCAAGATGAAGATGCAAATAGCCGAGGGCGACATCACCAAGATTAAAGTCGGCACACCAGTTGAGTACTCGATCCTCTCTGAACCAACGAAAAAATTTCAAACGACGGTTAGCTCAATCGACCCTGGCTTAACGACATTAAGCGATGGTAGCTATGGTTCTAGCAGTAGTAGCAAATCCACAAGCTCAAGCACTTCAAGCAACTCAGCTGTTTATTATTATGCTCAAAGCATAGTTGAAAATAAAGATAAAATTTTAAGAATAGGCATGACAACACAAAATGAGCTTTTAATAGCAAATGTAAAGGACGCTATCATCGTACCAAGTATCGGCATCAAAAGAGATGAAAACGGTACTTTTGTCTATATTTTAAAAGACGGCAAAACGGTAAAAACAGCGGTCAAAACTGGCATAAAAGACAACCTCGATACGCAAATAATTAGTGGCGTAAACGAGGGTGATGAGATCATCACATCACAAGGCTCGGCAAGCGAAATAGCCAAGATGATCGAAAAAGAAAATAAGAAGTTTTAA
- a CDS encoding ATP-dependent helicase has protein sequence MPLSRLNKEQYTAATAPFGHNLIIASAGTGKTSTIVARIAHLLNLGVAPEKILLLTFTNKAASEMIERLNRYFDKAITSKITAGTFHSVSFSLLKSLDKGVTLKQPSELKTLLKSLVERRKFYHLSDVKPYGGAYLYDLYSLFQNSEQGTTFGKWISEKSEEQGVYAEIYEDVLEEFEAEKAKFSYADFNDLLIKMRDELKKGANLAYDEILIDEYQDTNTLQGSLIDAFATKSLFCVGDFDQSIYAFNGANIEIIGSFKDRFPNANIYALNVNYRSSSSILALANKVINNNPRLYEKHLTVSREGNFKPPRLLVYNELFDQYQNIADIISLSPFNREDIAIIFRNNSSADGIEVALKERGIGSKRKGGVSFFESREIKALIDIMGIYVNPKDIMAFIHICEYAKGVGSAVSKEIFDALLKLGHGNLIKGILDPDESVNISSNKRRNYQLGLFDDLDEFAEVSRFSKLGFSDKFLGHPILKLQKLSESGAQFLYEIYNFLRAMRNISKPATMINEIKTSKIYSLIVENISTKRATLKNGNVDLALKEEVKERIMAKSVVLSELAKKYQDISKFYNFLALGSNEMSEGQGVSLLSVHASKGLEFDQVFIVDLAQNRFPNLKLMSMGGSLEEERRLFYVAVTRAKDELYLSYAKYDKIKKINYQPSRFLIEAGMAKEEV, from the coding sequence ATGCCCTTATCTAGGTTAAACAAAGAACAATACACCGCAGCAACTGCGCCATTTGGACACAATCTTATCATCGCCTCAGCTGGTACTGGCAAGACTAGCACCATCGTCGCACGCATAGCTCATCTTTTAAATTTAGGCGTTGCGCCAGAAAAAATTTTGCTGCTAACTTTCACTAATAAAGCGGCCAGCGAGATGATCGAGCGCTTAAATAGATATTTTGACAAGGCCATAACCTCTAAAATCACCGCAGGCACCTTCCACTCGGTCTCATTTTCACTTTTAAAAAGTCTTGATAAAGGCGTCACGCTAAAGCAACCAAGCGAGCTAAAGACGCTTTTAAAAAGTCTTGTTGAGAGACGAAAATTTTACCATTTAAGTGACGTCAAACCTTATGGCGGGGCTTATCTATATGATCTTTACTCGCTATTTCAAAACAGCGAGCAGGGCACTACATTTGGCAAATGGATAAGTGAGAAAAGTGAAGAGCAGGGCGTTTATGCCGAAATTTATGAAGATGTTTTAGAGGAATTTGAGGCTGAAAAGGCTAAATTTTCCTACGCTGACTTTAACGATCTGCTCATAAAAATGCGCGACGAGCTAAAAAAAGGGGCAAATTTAGCTTATGATGAAATTTTGATCGATGAGTATCAAGATACAAACACACTTCAAGGTAGCCTCATAGACGCATTTGCGACAAAGAGCCTCTTTTGCGTGGGCGATTTTGATCAAAGCATTTACGCATTTAACGGCGCAAATATCGAGATCATTGGCTCATTTAAAGATCGCTTCCCAAACGCAAATATCTATGCTTTAAATGTAAACTACCGCTCAAGCTCTAGCATACTTGCCCTTGCAAATAAGGTCATCAACAATAACCCAAGGCTTTATGAAAAGCACCTAACAGTTAGCCGCGAGGGAAATTTTAAGCCTCCAAGGTTGCTTGTCTATAACGAGCTTTTTGATCAGTATCAAAATATCGCCGACATCATCTCGCTTTCGCCATTTAATAGAGAAGATATCGCCATAATTTTTAGAAATAACTCATCAGCTGATGGCATCGAGGTTGCGCTAAAAGAGCGAGGTATTGGCTCGAAGCGAAAGGGTGGGGTGAGCTTCTTTGAGAGCCGCGAGATCAAAGCGCTCATCGACATCATGGGAATTTATGTCAATCCAAAAGATATAATGGCATTTATCCACATTTGCGAATACGCAAAGGGCGTTGGCAGCGCAGTTAGCAAAGAAATTTTTGACGCACTACTGAAGCTTGGGCATGGAAATTTGATAAAAGGCATCCTTGATCCAGACGAGAGCGTAAATATCTCATCAAATAAAAGGCGAAACTACCAGCTAGGCCTTTTTGACGATCTTGATGAATTTGCCGAAGTTTCAAGGTTTTCTAAGCTTGGCTTTAGCGATAAATTTCTAGGTCATCCGATACTAAAACTACAAAAGCTAAGCGAGAGCGGGGCGCAGTTTTTATATGAAATTTACAACTTTTTAAGAGCCATGAGAAATATCTCAAAGCCAGCTACAATGATAAATGAGATAAAAACTAGCAAAATTTACTCACTAATCGTCGAAAACATCAGCACAAAAAGGGCAACTCTAAAAAACGGCAATGTTGATCTAGCACTCAAAGAAGAGGTCAAAGAGCGTATAATGGCAAAGAGTGTGGTGCTAAGCGAGCTAGCTAAAAAGTATCAAGATATCAGTAAATTTTATAACTTCCTAGCCCTTGGAAGCAACGAGATGAGCGAAGGGCAGGGCGTTAGCTTACTTAGCGTGCATGCGAGCAAGGGGCTTGAGTTTGACCAAGTTTTTATCGTCGATCTCGCGCAAAACCGCTTTCCAAATTTAAAGCTAATGAGCATGGGCGGCAGCCTAGAAGAAGAGAGGCGGCTCTTTTACGTAGCGGTAACCAGAGCAAAAGACGAACTCTATCTAAGTTACGCAAAATACGACAAGATAAAGAAGATCAACTACCAACCGAGTAGGTTTTTGATAGAGGCTGGCATGGCAAAAGAGGAAGTTTAA
- the pbpC gene encoding penicillin-binding protein 1C, whose translation MKKLKFLKFLALFLALMVAIFLILDQIYPLNLDALKKDEAKILLDKNGNIINMKLSSDGIWRFHEQNFPSSLKQSVVLFEDRYFYYHFGVNFASIFRAFFHNLRSDNRIGASTITMQVARMLEPSDRSYKNKIREIFRAFQLELHFSKEEILNFYLNLAPYGGNIEGAKAASFFYFGKELNELSYAQAALLSTIPKNPNKNRLDRVSNINALKNRVIKMLYKAKLIDLSAFKRAQAEPFKNVRAKAIVTAEDYANVAFKNQISKASLDLNLQKDMLKILKDTMFSLKAKNANNAAAVVIDNKKMSVVAFIGSHDEHARDGKNSALNMKRNTGSTLKPFIYSLALDSGLITPNSQLIDTQIYIKEYAPKNFSNDFLGIVSAKDALNFSLNIPVINLNLKLKDNSLYELLEKVNLVDENKEYYGASITLGSAEMSLLDLAHLYTIYANDGIYRPLEFAGKNYKNEEKNVTLISPQSAYLTAKMMGEASRSYLKNAWQYAQNTPKIAFKTGTSANSRDLYAIGVDENYTIAIWIGNFNASKTDKLTGLNDVSKSLFDMFKIIAQKEKLRFMSEPDGIEKLPTCLDAFNYEKCKKMALDDRIKGVDLKDKCESLRGEELDFLVKNELLDKEEIQKSPCAEIFKDKKPVFAYPYDNEEIVTDENITQVMVKCYAFLGDEIYLKIDDLNFSKIENASEKKFDLTLGEHSIKCLDQNSNQSEITIKIRR comes from the coding sequence ATGAAAAAGCTTAAATTTCTAAAATTTCTTGCCCTATTTTTGGCTCTAATGGTCGCTATTTTTTTGATACTGGATCAAATTTACCCACTAAATTTAGATGCATTAAAAAAAGACGAGGCCAAAATTTTGCTTGACAAAAATGGAAACATTATAAATATGAAGCTTAGCAGCGATGGAATTTGGAGATTTCACGAGCAAAATTTTCCAAGCTCGCTAAAACAAAGCGTCGTTCTCTTTGAGGATAGATACTTTTACTACCATTTTGGCGTAAATTTTGCCTCCATTTTTAGAGCATTTTTCCACAATCTAAGAAGCGACAACCGCATAGGGGCCAGCACTATCACGATGCAAGTAGCAAGGATGCTTGAGCCAAGTGATAGGAGCTATAAAAATAAGATAAGAGAAATTTTTAGAGCATTTCAGCTTGAGCTTCACTTTAGTAAGGAAGAAATTTTAAATTTTTATCTAAATTTAGCACCGTATGGTGGCAATATCGAGGGTGCAAAGGCGGCAAGTTTCTTTTACTTTGGCAAGGAGCTAAATGAGCTAAGCTACGCTCAGGCTGCACTTTTAAGCACGATCCCTAAAAATCCAAACAAAAATAGACTAGACCGCGTTTCAAACATAAACGCCCTAAAAAACAGGGTCATAAAGATGCTTTACAAAGCAAAGCTAATAGATCTTAGTGCTTTTAAAAGAGCGCAGGCTGAGCCATTTAAAAATGTAAGAGCAAAAGCTATCGTAACTGCGGAAGATTATGCAAATGTCGCTTTTAAAAACCAAATTTCAAAGGCGAGCTTGGATCTAAATTTACAAAAAGATATGCTTAAAATTTTAAAAGATACGATGTTTTCGCTAAAGGCTAAAAATGCAAACAACGCAGCAGCCGTAGTCATTGACAATAAAAAAATGAGTGTTGTTGCCTTCATCGGCTCGCACGATGAGCATGCGCGTGACGGTAAAAACTCAGCTCTAAATATGAAGCGAAACACCGGCAGCACGCTAAAGCCTTTTATCTACTCGCTAGCCCTTGATAGCGGGCTTATCACACCAAATTCTCAGTTAATTGACACGCAAATTTATATAAAAGAGTATGCTCCAAAGAATTTTAGTAATGATTTTTTAGGTATCGTAAGCGCGAAAGATGCCCTAAATTTTAGTCTAAATATTCCGGTTATAAATTTAAACTTAAAACTAAAAGACAATTCGCTTTACGAACTACTTGAAAAAGTAAATTTAGTAGATGAAAATAAGGAGTATTATGGAGCTTCTATAACGCTTGGAAGTGCTGAAATGAGCCTGCTTGATCTTGCTCATCTTTATACTATTTATGCAAATGACGGCATTTATAGGCCACTTGAGTTTGCAGGAAAAAACTACAAAAATGAAGAGAAAAATGTAACTCTAATCTCGCCTCAAAGTGCTTATTTAACCGCTAAAATGATGGGCGAAGCCTCAAGATCATATCTAAAAAATGCTTGGCAGTACGCCCAAAATACGCCAAAGATCGCTTTTAAAACTGGCACAAGCGCAAACTCACGTGATCTTTATGCCATAGGCGTTGATGAAAATTACACAATTGCTATTTGGATTGGAAATTTTAATGCCAGTAAAACTGATAAATTAACAGGACTAAATGACGTATCAAAGAGCCTTTTTGATATGTTTAAGATAATCGCTCAAAAAGAGAAGTTAAGATTTATGAGTGAGCCAGATGGCATAGAAAAGCTACCAACCTGCCTCGATGCCTTTAACTATGAAAAGTGTAAGAAAATGGCGCTTGATGATAGGATAAAGGGTGTAGATTTAAAAGATAAATGCGAAAGTTTAAGAGGTGAAGAGCTTGATTTTTTGGTTAAGAATGAGCTTTTGGATAAAGAAGAGATACAAAAAAGTCCTTGTGCTGAAATTTTTAAAGATAAAAAGCCAGTTTTTGCCTATCCGTATGACAATGAAGAGATAGTGACAGATGAAAATATTACACAAGTTATGGTAAAATGCTACGCGTTTTTAGGCGATGAAATTTACCTAAAAATAGATGATTTGAACTTTTCTAAGATAGAAAATGCAAGCGAAAAAAAGTTTGATCTAACTCTTGGCGAGCACAGTATAAAATGCCTTGATCAAAACTCAAATCAAAGTGAAATAACAATAAAAATAAGGAGATAA
- a CDS encoding alpha-2-macroglobulin family protein, giving the protein MWQKVALLALLGMANLYALSLNGTAQIKSPLSVEFGLEDKVDKNFVGMLSDKKLLLCQPALNGTVRFNSQSLLLFTKDMHAGLDYSCKLENGSTASFATKEFELTKIEKISDSKYILKFNDEVNIEAIKNIAVKDAKFKAIELSNNSFELNLDKNLSNPVFDFGEKFESKFGATLSGETVVNFADEISEESVNINDNAKSLEIPEIYPVSLDNGILGFRIYLKNWLDDDINLKKFINIKGVKNFSISDVKYSENYEENSELSEYYYYIDITSDDFKPQNSYEITIKPGFGDDRNVVREESSYEVVAGNFTPFANFINNEPYISSVGEIGIKSANLPELNVSIEKLSDQNFRYFLNFNDNNEELSNFSTKVASKSYKLDGALNEISLNKIKLDFAGAGDGVYKINLNYGKDKSVSKVVYLSDIAVNAKLGKDEIFVFANRLGENTMLPNANVKIYGKKNEEIAVGATNDIGVFKFNKKDIYKDISSVVVSLGKEQNFLILKEDEALNEAKFMSQNASESIDAYVHFASNIIRPNESLKGVIYLRDRDFNPLKNMPIKIKFFDPQGKSSAEISKNTNDVGMVNFEKEILSDLSGRFNMQVIYASKVISNVPFFVESFMPNRIKNEITLERDKFFANELIRANLASNYLFGGAASELDGSMQVSFFDDEYKNSEFKEYKFKNNTLKPSAYPSFENDLTLSKDGKSSQMIDLSFSTKNASSIITGVINFNVNDDGKNVSDTKSFTLYPYKDMVGIAASTTFAEPNEDVKIRTVVVDMSSQKAVKSNLKFDIKRVTWQYQRDANGYIKWFQTLEDVDNFYKDNGEFSYKFTQSGSYVIIATNLVSGASTSLDMDVSGYNYSTLAPTKELSKSQIKLNKNIYKKGDELSADISSAIKEGIALVTLEDGGVKAYKVVKIKNNSANVKFKLDFDFSGLYVSANIYRMTDGGLTPFRTYGKVYAKADKSSRILDLGLDAPNTAKSDENIKISIKTKPKAYVNLFITDVGVLDITSQKPADPLKFFDKILPDGVFDYDIYNMLTNYKVEGKTLSFGGDMAALAMEAKMAKHASPVDSKKVKTYANLVSLQADDNGEISYEFKTPNGFNSAIRVDVVANNENSMNAVNKEILVKDDVIIKPSALVYLLKGDELNANLRLINTTNEDKNLTIKVASSKNLSIKTKENANLKPLENKAFTFKISALEAGAGEYNITISDKNSSKTAQNLLDVVNPYTISTYAKSSVFDKESTISLPKGFHNVSIDASSSVSSVLLAASKNLVEYPYGCAEQRSSRLLALLNLKPKDELEKNDQKRFITSGMSELIKMQKPDGSFGYWSDLSSTNAFASIYATDVLLDLEEAGYELNKNVKQRALNSLLKYTNTDIEALYAIYVSSRANVADKSVLNKIYDHKAYNTTALNKYLMAAALKLNGLNDEAKVALKDIKKAQAADYSRDYSSFGSKMRDNAFILYLHAKYFEKNDYSDDLANFLITNLNELSSTQERAFTLRALNTYFGKDVGEKNNKFKLSYNGESKEFDGLLSVSFTAKDGNFTITPLGENKLYATILSYAYVPLEIKHKIEPKELDIYRTFVDEKGKEIDLNSLRVNDVVYSKIVINSKAMVKNGAINEIVSSCFEPINENLSGFSKSLKDSIELEYQSIKDDRVLSFYALDSDKREAVLYTPYRVRLGGKCSLGAVTTENMYNERQNDYDLAQRSFTVK; this is encoded by the coding sequence ATGTGGCAAAAAGTAGCGCTTCTAGCACTTTTGGGAATGGCAAATTTATATGCTTTGAGCCTAAATGGCACTGCGCAGATAAAATCGCCCCTAAGCGTAGAGTTTGGACTAGAAGATAAAGTCGATAAAAATTTTGTTGGTATGCTAAGTGATAAAAAGCTACTTTTGTGCCAACCAGCATTAAATGGTACGGTTAGATTTAATAGTCAAAGCTTGCTGCTTTTTACAAAAGATATGCATGCTGGTTTGGATTATAGCTGCAAGCTTGAAAATGGAAGCACTGCTAGTTTTGCCACGAAAGAATTTGAGCTAACAAAGATAGAAAAAATAAGCGATAGTAAATATATACTTAAATTTAATGATGAAGTAAATATTGAAGCTATCAAAAATATTGCCGTAAAAGATGCGAAATTTAAAGCAATTGAGCTTTCTAACAATAGCTTTGAGCTTAATCTTGATAAAAATTTAAGCAATCCAGTTTTTGATTTTGGTGAAAAATTTGAGAGCAAATTTGGCGCAACTCTTTCAGGTGAAACGGTAGTAAATTTTGCTGATGAAATAAGCGAAGAAAGCGTAAATATAAATGATAATGCAAAGAGTCTTGAGATACCTGAAATTTATCCAGTGAGCCTTGATAATGGCATCTTGGGCTTTAGAATTTATCTAAAAAATTGGCTTGATGACGACATTAACTTAAAAAAATTTATAAACATTAAAGGTGTAAAAAACTTTAGCATCAGTGACGTTAAATATAGTGAAAACTATGAAGAAAACTCAGAGCTTAGCGAGTATTATTACTACATTGATATTACAAGTGACGATTTTAAGCCACAAAATAGTTATGAAATCACCATTAAGCCCGGTTTTGGCGATGATAGAAATGTAGTAAGAGAAGAAAGTAGCTATGAAGTAGTAGCTGGCAATTTCACTCCATTTGCAAATTTTATAAATAATGAACCATATATCTCAAGCGTCGGTGAGATCGGTATCAAAAGTGCAAATTTACCTGAGCTAAATGTAAGCATTGAAAAGCTAAGCGATCAAAATTTTAGATATTTCTTAAATTTTAATGACAATAACGAAGAGTTAAGCAACTTCAGCACAAAAGTGGCAAGCAAAAGCTATAAACTTGATGGCGCATTAAATGAAATTTCTCTAAATAAAATCAAACTTGACTTTGCTGGAGCTGGAGACGGCGTTTATAAGATAAATTTAAACTACGGCAAGGATAAGAGTGTCTCAAAAGTAGTCTATCTAAGTGATATCGCCGTAAATGCAAAGCTTGGTAAGGATGAAATTTTTGTATTTGCAAACCGTCTTGGCGAAAATACAATGCTGCCAAACGCAAATGTGAAAATTTATGGCAAGAAAAACGAAGAGATCGCAGTTGGCGCGACAAATGATATAGGCGTTTTTAAATTTAACAAAAAAGATATTTACAAAGATATCTCCTCAGTGGTTGTCTCTCTTGGAAAAGAGCAAAATTTTCTTATTTTAAAAGAAGACGAAGCGCTAAATGAAGCGAAATTTATGAGCCAAAATGCCAGTGAGAGTATCGATGCGTATGTTCATTTTGCTTCAAATATCATAAGACCAAATGAGAGCTTGAAGGGTGTAATCTATCTAAGGGATAGAGATTTTAATCCTTTAAAAAATATGCCTATAAAGATAAAATTTTTCGATCCACAAGGCAAAAGTAGCGCTGAAATTTCAAAAAATACAAATGACGTTGGCATGGTAAATTTTGAAAAAGAGATACTAAGCGATCTAAGCGGTAGATTTAATATGCAAGTAATTTACGCAAGCAAAGTGATCTCAAATGTGCCATTTTTTGTTGAGAGTTTTATGCCAAATAGGATAAAAAATGAGATAACGCTTGAGAGGGATAAATTTTTCGCAAATGAGCTTATTAGAGCCAATCTAGCTAGTAACTATCTCTTTGGTGGCGCTGCTAGCGAGCTTGATGGCAGCATGCAGGTTAGCTTTTTTGATGATGAATATAAAAATAGCGAGTTTAAAGAGTATAAATTTAAAAACAATACGCTAAAACCAAGCGCTTATCCATCTTTTGAAAACGATCTCACTCTTTCAAAAGATGGCAAATCAAGCCAAATGATAGATCTTAGCTTTAGCACTAAAAATGCCTCTTCTATCATAACAGGCGTGATAAATTTTAATGTAAATGATGATGGCAAAAACGTAAGCGATACAAAAAGCTTTACGCTCTATCCTTACAAGGATATGGTCGGTATCGCAGCAAGCACGACATTTGCTGAGCCAAACGAAGATGTAAAAATAAGAACGGTTGTAGTAGATATGTCAAGTCAAAAGGCCGTAAAATCAAATTTAAAATTTGATATAAAACGTGTCACTTGGCAATACCAAAGAGATGCAAATGGCTATATAAAGTGGTTTCAAACACTAGAAGATGTGGATAATTTTTATAAAGACAATGGCGAGTTTAGCTACAAATTTACACAAAGTGGCTCATATGTGATCATCGCTACAAATCTAGTAAGTGGAGCAAGCACAAGCCTTGATATGGACGTAAGTGGCTACAACTACTCAACTCTAGCACCTACAAAAGAGCTTAGCAAATCTCAAATCAAACTAAATAAAAATATCTACAAAAAAGGCGATGAACTAAGTGCTGATATAAGCTCAGCTATAAAAGAAGGTATCGCCCTTGTTACACTTGAAGATGGTGGCGTGAAAGCTTACAAGGTTGTTAAGATAAAAAATAACTCAGCAAATGTTAAATTTAAACTTGATTTTGATTTTAGTGGACTTTACGTGAGTGCAAATATCTACCGCATGACAGATGGCGGATTAACTCCGTTTAGAACTTACGGTAAGGTCTATGCTAAGGCCGATAAGTCATCAAGGATACTTGACCTAGGTCTTGATGCACCAAATACTGCAAAAAGCGATGAAAATATAAAAATTTCAATAAAAACAAAGCCAAAAGCTTATGTGAATTTATTTATCACAGATGTTGGTGTGCTTGATATAACGTCACAAAAGCCAGCCGACCCACTTAAATTTTTTGACAAAATTTTACCAGATGGCGTTTTTGACTATGACATTTATAATATGCTCACAAACTATAAAGTCGAGGGCAAGACTTTAAGCTTTGGTGGCGATATGGCAGCACTTGCCATGGAGGCAAAAATGGCAAAACATGCTAGCCCGGTCGATAGTAAAAAAGTAAAAACATATGCAAATTTAGTAAGCCTTCAAGCTGACGATAATGGTGAAATTTCATACGAGTTTAAAACACCAAATGGCTTTAACTCTGCCATTAGAGTAGATGTCGTGGCAAATAATGAAAACAGCATGAATGCGGTAAATAAAGAAATTCTAGTAAAAGATGATGTGATTATTAAGCCAAGTGCGTTAGTTTATCTGTTAAAAGGCGATGAGCTAAATGCAAACTTAAGGCTCATAAATACAACAAATGAGGATAAAAATTTAACCATAAAAGTGGCTAGCAGTAAAAATTTAAGCATCAAAACAAAAGAAAATGCGAATTTAAAGCCGCTTGAAAATAAAGCCTTTACATTTAAAATTTCAGCTCTTGAAGCTGGAGCTGGCGAATACAATATAACAATAAGCGACAAAAACAGCTCAAAAACAGCTCAAAATTTACTTGATGTAGTTAATCCTTATACGATTAGCACCTATGCAAAAAGTAGCGTCTTTGACAAAGAGAGCACGATCTCTCTTCCAAAAGGCTTTCATAATGTTAGTATAGATGCGTCAAGCTCGGTCTCAAGCGTGCTATTAGCAGCTTCTAAAAATTTAGTCGAGTATCCTTACGGATGTGCGGAGCAAAGGAGCTCAAGACTGCTTGCACTTTTAAATTTAAAGCCAAAAGATGAGCTTGAAAAAAATGATCAAAAGAGGTTTATTACAAGCGGAATGAGCGAGCTAATTAAGATGCAAAAACCAGATGGTAGCTTTGGTTACTGGAGTGATCTAAGTAGTACCAATGCATTTGCTTCGATCTATGCAACTGATGTGCTGCTTGATCTTGAAGAGGCTGGATATGAGCTAAATAAAAATGTAAAGCAAAGAGCATTAAATTCGCTCTTAAAATATACAAATACAGATATTGAAGCCCTATATGCTATTTATGTAAGCTCCCGCGCAAATGTTGCTGATAAATCAGTGCTAAATAAAATTTATGACCACAAGGCTTACAATACGACTGCACTTAATAAATATCTAATGGCAGCAGCTCTAAAGCTAAACGGCTTAAATGACGAAGCAAAGGTGGCGCTAAAAGATATTAAAAAAGCTCAAGCGGCTGATTACAGCAGGGATTATTCTAGCTTTGGCTCAAAGATGAGAGATAATGCATTTATCTTGTATCTGCACGCAAAATATTTTGAGAAAAACGACTACTCAGATGATCTTGCAAATTTCTTGATCACAAATTTAAATGAGCTTAGCTCAACGCAGGAGCGCGCTTTTACCCTTAGAGCGCTAAATACCTATTTTGGCAAAGATGTTGGTGAGAAAAATAATAAATTTAAGCTTAGCTATAATGGCGAAAGTAAAGAATTTGATGGCCTTTTAAGCGTATCATTTACAGCAAAAGATGGAAATTTTACCATCACACCACTTGGTGAAAACAAGCTATATGCCACTATTTTAAGCTACGCTTATGTGCCGCTTGAGATTAAGCATAAAATAGAGCCAAAAGAGCTTGATATCTACCGAACATTTGTGGACGAAAAAGGAAAAGAGATCGATCTAAATAGCCTAAGAGTAAATGATGTTGTCTATTCAAAAATAGTGATAAATTCTAAAGCTATGGTTAAAAATGGTGCAATAAACGAGATCGTAAGCAGCTGCTTTGAGCCAATAAATGAAAATTTAAGTGGTTTTAGTAAGAGCCTTAAAGATAGCATTGAGCTTGAATATCAGAGCATAAAAGATGATCGCGTTTTAAGTTTTTATGCATTAGATAGTGACAAGAGAGAGGCTGTGCTTTACACACCTTATCGTGTAAGACTTGGCGGCAAATGCTCGCTTGGCGCGGTCACAACTGAAAATATGTATAACGAAAGACAAAACGACTACGACCTAGCTCAGCGAAGCTTTACTGTCAAATAA